In Torulaspora globosa chromosome 1, complete sequence, a genomic segment contains:
- the SED5 gene encoding t-SNARE syntaxin (ancestral locus Anc_2.421) — protein MDIRDRSAEFHKSVLVYKKRHNANSRHAEPQSNGIPGKSSEFQLKASGIAHDISSTAQLLSKLAMLAKRKPMFNDNPVEIAELSFLIKRKIYAIEQSLVELSKLQRSRQQQPRDSSSDSQHSKNVMTLLNTKVRNISGAFKDVLEERQQMEINNRDRWGKISRSKDGDRDDEARSDANLSMYNSSNPFMSSVIAETDEKGTQNGGGELAIPKDSQLLLMEEGQMSSNQYLQERNRAVETIESTIQEVGNLFQQLASMVQEQGEVIQRIDANVDDIDMNISGAQRELLKYFDRVKSNRWLAVKIFFIIFVFFVIWVLVN, from the coding sequence ATGGACATAAGGGATCGATCGGCGGAATTTCACAAGAGTGTGCTCGTTTACAAGAAGAGGCACAATGCTAATTCACGACATGCAGAACCGCAGAGCAACGGGATACCGGGGAAGTCGTCGGAGTTCCAGTTGAAGGCGTCTGGTATAGCCCACGATATCTCATCTACAGCCCAGCTGTTATCGAAGCTGGCCATGTTGGCCAAGCGGAAGCCGATGTTTAACGATAATCCCGTGGAGATAGCTGAGCTATCATTTCTgatcaagaggaagatatATGCCATAGAGCAGAGTCTAGTAGAACTGAGCAAACTGCAGAGGTCGCGACAACAGCAGCCTCGAGACTCCTCTAGTGATTCACAACACTCAAAGAACGTAATGACCCTATTAAACACCAAAGTGAGGAACATATCAGGCGCTTTCAAAGATGTGCTGGAAGAGAGACAGCAGATGGAGATCAACAATCGGGACAGATGGGGAAAGATCTCGAGATCCAAGGACGGTGATCGAGACGACGAAGCCAGGAGCGATGCAAATTTATCGATGTACAATAGTTCAAACCCGTTCATGTCGTCAGTAATAGCAGAGACAGACGAGAAGGGCACGCAGAATGGCGGTGGCGAGCTTGCAATACCAAAGGATTCACAGCTCCTGTTGATGGAAGAGGGCCAAATGTCGTCAAACCAATATCTGCAAGAGAGGAACCGGGCCGTGGAGACTATAGAGTCCACTATCCAGGAGGTGGGCAACCTTTTCCAACAGCTGGCGTCCATGGTGCAAGAGCAAGGCGAAGTGATCCAAAGAATAGACGCCAACGTCGACGACATAGACATGAACATCAGCGGCGCGCAAAGAGAGCTACTGAAATACTTTGATAGAGTAAAGAGCAATAGGTGGTTGGCagtcaagatcttctttATCATCTTTGTGTTTTTCGTGATATGGGTACTGGTCAACTGA
- the SNF7 gene encoding ESCRT-III subunit protein SNF7 (ancestral locus Anc_2.422), whose product MLSYFFGGSSGGGKNKDLPKLAIVELREQINLLTKKQSHLQTQILKQENDARAFLAKNNKNLAKNSLKKKKIYEGQLVKLEGQMETLEQQLFSIESANLNLETMRAMKQGAKAMKSMHNGLDLDKVDETMEEIREQVELGEEISDAISRPMYTGANEVDEEELDEELDMLAQEAALSEARQTSGAQSVSLPSAPREKIQSSEKQEPRRTEPVQEQEEEEEDEDERALRELQAEMGL is encoded by the coding sequence ATGTTGTCGTACTTCTTTGGTGGATCGTCTGGTGGCGGAAAAAATAAGGACTTGCCCAAACTGGCTATTGTGGAGTTGAGGGAACAGATTAACTTGCTTACGAAGAAACAATCACATCTGCAAACGCAGATTCTGAAGCAGGAGAACGATGCTAGGGCTTTCCTTGCGAAGAACAATAAGAACCTGGCTAAGAattcgttgaagaagaaaaaaatttaTGAAGGCCAGCTGGTGAAGCTGGAAGGCCAGATGGAGACGCTGGAACAGCAGCTGTTTTCGATCGAGAGCGCGAATTTGAACTTGGAGACGATGAGGGCGATGAAACAGGGCGCCAAGGcgatgaaatcgatgcaCAACGGGCTCGATCTCGACAAGGTGGACGAGACGATGGAGGAGATCAGGGAACAGGTGGAGCTCGGAGAGGAGATCAGCGATGCGATCTCGAGGCCCATGTACACGGGAGCCAACGAGGTGgacgaggaggagctggacGAGGAGCTGGATATGTTGGCGCAGGAGGCTGCGTTGAGCGAGGCTCGTCAAACGTCCGGCGCGCAGAGCGTGTCGCTGCCCAGCGCTCCGCGCGAGAAGATACAGTCGAGCGAGAAGCAGGAGCCACGGCGGACGGAGCCGGTGCAGGAgcaggaggaggaagaggaagacgaggacGAGCGTGCATTGAGGGAGCTACAGGCGGAAATGGGGTTATAG